One region of Brassica napus cultivar Da-Ae chromosome A10, Da-Ae, whole genome shotgun sequence genomic DNA includes:
- the LOC106454046 gene encoding uncharacterized protein LOC106454046 has protein sequence MINQMVVTFVLGILIIPAIVINGEFSDTHDAKIDLLLKKLNKPAVKSIKSPYGGIIDCVHMKNHPIYDHPLFKNHTIQMKPSGDHDKWNNDTLNIDDESIVTQLWTINGKCPQNTIPIRRTTREDILRAESIESYGKKYPNNIPRRKPANSTNEIHEYATLRVNGIFRGAEAVINVWKPYVQMPREFSLAQMWLEAGPPSNLNTIEFGWQVYPGRYGDDNARFFVYWTADGYRSGCYNLDCPGFVPVNQAYVLGEPIGHVSTLGGQQYEIPTTIWKDPRTGNWWLKLNHHVFIGYWPSILFNHLRNGATDITWGGEITNYRVNLQHTMTNMGSGGFASEGYERASYFRKLKIYDECNTWKPIHDRVPEYFITQESCYNIRYAYETDWGDYFFYGGPGRNLYCT, from the exons ATGATCAATCAAATGGTAGTGACTTTTGTGCTCGGCATTCTAATCATACCAGCAATTGTCATCAATGGAGAGTTTTCAGATACTCATGATGCTAAAATAGATCTACTTTTAAAGAAACTCAACAAACCTGCTGTTAAATCCATCAAG AGTCCATACGGAGGTATAATAGATTGTGTCCATATGAAGAATCATCCTATTTATGATCATCCTTTATTTAAAAACCACACTATTCAG ATGAAACCAAGTGGTGACCACGATAAATGGAACAATGATACTTTAAATATAGACGACGAGAGTATAGTTACTCAACTCTGGACAATCAATGGAAAATGTCCCCAAAATACTATTCCAATCAGAAGAACGACAAGAGAAGATATTTTACGAGCGGAATCAATAGAAAGCTACGGCAAAAAATATCCCAACAACATTCCTCGAAGAAAACCAGCCAATTCGACTAATGAAATCCATGAG TATGCCACCCTCCGCGTAAATGGAATCTTTCGTGGAGCTGAAGCAGTTATAAATGTGTGGAAGCCTTATGTGCAAATGCCAAGAGAATTTAGCCTAGCACAAATGTGGCTTGAGGCGGGTCCTCCTTCTAACCTTAACACCATTGAATTTGGTTGGCAG GTCTATCCAGGACGTTATGGTGATGACAACGCTAGATTCTTTGTTTACTGGACT GCAGATGGGTACCGTTCAGGCTGCTACAATCTTGATTGTCCAGGCTTTGTTCCTGTCAATCAAGCATATGTCTTAGGAGAACCTATTGGTCATGTTTCTACCTTAGGTGGTCAGCAATATGAGATTCCGACAACTATATGGAAG gATCCCCGGACAGGGAACTGGTGGTTGAAACTTAATCACCATGTATTTATCGGATATTGGCCTTCCATATTGTTCAATCATCTACGAAATGGGGCAACCGATATTACATGGGGAGGCGAAATAACAAATTATAGAGTTAATTTACAACATACAATGACAAACATGGGAAGTGGGGGTTTCGCATCGGAAGGATATGAAAGAGCCAGTTATTTTAGAAAACTTAAGATATATGATGAATGTAATACATGGAAACCAATTCATGATCGTGTTCCTGAATATTTCATTACCCAAGAGAGTTGTTACAATATAAGATATGCCTATGAAACTGACTGGGGGGATTATTTCTTTTATGGTGGTCCTGGTCGAAATCTGTATTGTACATGA
- the LOC106384284 gene encoding uncharacterized protein LOC106384284, with translation MAHDTPPVYVSNTRQLHGFVALNKIEQLRLCVEITENKDDRAREKTKTNFSFSSEVEASKVESRDDNYSGSYDGCSSEKEEEDNEIDCSSIVEGENQNVDGEDETCKENEEDDEFDSRFDMFDDSDGASSEDDNFSSYGESPLEGEESPTIPPKKIYQNFSMSGSKESEEVLLRLEMSSLNLAVGQRYESKADLERRLKLLTVKDRFDYDVDISTQTLFIVKCWVDGYILGELYKNFLGDVGPAVRPTSVGIAITKQFGVKMEYWKSYRTLKFAREIVQGTPESGFERLASYLYMIIRENPSTVARLQIDENGKFMYVFLAFGASVNGFPFMRKVVVVDSTFLNGRYKGTILTALAQDGNFQIFPIAFAVVDTGNDDSWHWFFTQLKLLIPDEEGLAIISDRHNSIGKAITNVYPLASRGICMYHLYKNILGRYKGKDAFRLVKKAARCFRMSDFTQILEEIEAINPALHGYLQRADVRLWTCVHFPGERYNLMTTNIAELMNRALSNARGLHIVRILESIRVMMTRWFAERREDARSQRTTLTRGVEKLLHGRVTAARDLAVQRIDDHHTEVKYGSSGESLHVVNLVERKCTCRRFELEKLPYVHAIAAAQYMNVSRISLCSPYYTSNYLVSAYAESVMPVDSAQPVPELVANQRCLPPTVRQPPGRPKKNRMKSALEVALSNKRPRKEHTCSQYRQSGHNAKTCPM, from the exons ATGGCGCACGACACTCCACCAGTGTACGTGTCCAATACTCGGCAGTTGCATGGTTTTGTAGCCCTAAATAAAATCGAACAACTACGTCTTTGTGTTGAGATTACGGAGAACAAGGACGACAGAGCAAGAGAGAAGACTAAAACAAACTTCAGTTTTAGCTCAGAAGTAGAAGCGTCAAAAGTTGAGTCCAGAGACGATAATTACAGTGGGAGTTACGATGGTTGCAGTtcagagaaggaagaagaggacAATGAGATTGATTGCTCTAGTATTGTGGAAGGAGAAAATCAGAACGTAGACGGAGAAGATGAAACATGcaaagaaaacgaagaagacgatgaaTTTGATAGCCGATTTGATATGTTCGACGACTCGGACGGTGCGTCATCTGAAGATGATAACTTCAGCTCATACGGTGAGTCTCCTTTAGAAGGCGAAGAGTCACCAACGATACCTCCCAAGAAGATATATCAGAACTTCTCGATGAGCGGGTCTAAAGAGAGTGAGGAGGTTCTTCTAAGGTTGGAGATGTCGTCGTTAAATCTTGCGGTAGGGCAACGATACGAGAGTAAAGCCGATTTGGAGAGACGATTGAAACTTCTTACTGTGAAGGATCGATTTGATTATGATGTAGACATATCAACCCAAACATTATTCATTGTTAAGTGTTGGGTTGATGGAT ATATTTTAGGAGAGTTGTACAAGAACTTTCTCGGCGACGTTGGTCCGGCCGTTCGCCCTACGAGTGTTGGAATAGCTATCACTAAGCAGTTTGGTGTAAAG ATGGAATATTGGAAATCTTACCGGACGCTGAAATTTGCAAGGGAAATTGTTCAGGGAACACCTGAGAGTGGGTTTGAACGCTTGGCTTCTTACTTATACATGATAATAAGGGAAAATCCGAGTACAGTTGCGCGTCTTCAAATCGATGAGAATGGAAAATTCATGTATGTGTTTCTTGCGTTTGGTGCGAGCGTAAATGGGTTTCCTTTCATGCGCAAAGTTGTGGTTGTCGACAGTACGTTTCTTAATGGTAGATACAAAGGGACGATTCTCACAGCACTAGCTCAGGATGGTAACTTTCAGATTTTTCCAATAGCCTTCGCAGTGGTTGACACTGGAAATGATGATTCCTGGCATTGGTTTTTTACGCAACTAAAACTTTTGATTCCTGACGAAGAGGGTCTTGCGATAATCTCGGATAGGCATAACTCGATTGGGAAAGCAATTACAAATGTGTATCCGCTTGCTTCTCGTGGAATTTGCATGTACCATCTATATAAGAATATACTGGGACGGTACAAAGGAAAAGATGCAtttcgtctggtgaagaaagcgGCGAGATGTTTTAGGATGTCTGACTTTACTCAGATTTTGGAGGAGATTGAAGCGATTAATCCAGCACTCCACGGCTACCTCCAAAGGGCTGATGTCCGACTGTGGACGTGTGTTCATTTTCCGGGCGAGaggtacaatttgatgactacgaACATAGCGGAATTAATGAACAGAGCATTGTCGAATGCTAGAGGTCTTCACATTGTTCGGATATTAGAATCGATACGGGTTATGATGACCAGATGGTTTGCTGAACGAAGAGAGGATGCCAGATCGCAGCGAACCACGCTTACTCGTGGTGTGGAGAAACTACTACAT ggTCGTGTAACTGCCGCCAGAGATTTAGCGGTACAGAGGATTGATGATCATCACACTGAAGTTAAATATGGATCTTCCGGCGAGTCTTTGCATGTTGTTAATTTGGTAGAGCGAAAGTGCACATGTCGCCGTTTCGAACTCGAGAAATTACCATATGTACACGCAATCGCAGCGGCGCAGTACATGAATGTTTCTCGTATATCCCTGTGCAGTCCTTACTATACCAGCAATTATTTGGTTAGCGCATACGCTGAATCGGTCATGCCGGTTGATTCAGCGCAACCTGTTCCAGAACTCGTGGCTAACCAACGCTGCTTGCCCCCGACTGTACGTCAACCACCAGGCAGACCGAAGAAAAATAGGATGAAATCTGCTTTAGAAGTTGCACTATCAAACAAACGTCCTAGGAAAGAGCACACATGTTCTCAATATAGACAGAGTGGTCATAATGCGAAAACTTGTCCGATGTAA
- the LOC106386667 gene encoding uncharacterized protein LOC106386667: MINQMVVTFVLGILIIPAIVINGEFSDTHDAKIDLILKKLNKPAVKSIKSPYGGIIDCVHMKNHPIYDHPLFKNHTIQMKPSGDHDKWNNDTLNIDDESIVTQLWTINGKCPQNTIPIRRTTREDILRAESIESYGKKYPNNIPRRKPANSTNEIHEYATLRVNGIFRGAEAVINVWKPYVQMPREFSLAQMWLVAGPPSNLNTIEFGWQVYPGRYGDDNARFFVYWTADGYRSGCYNLDCPGFVPVNQAYVLGEPIGHVSTLGGQQYEIPTTIWKDPRTGNWWLKLNHHVFIGYWPSILFNHLRNGATEITWGGEITNYRVNLQHTMTNMGSGGFASEGYERASYFRKLKIYDECNTWKPIHDHVPEYFITQESCYNIRYAYETDWGDYFFYGGPGRNLYCT, translated from the exons ATGATCAATCAAATGGTAGTGACTTTTGTGCTCGGCATTCTAATCATACCAGCAATTGTCATCAATGGAGAGTTTTCAGATACTCATGATGCTAAAATAGATCTAATTTTAAAGAAACTCAACAAACCTGCTGTTAAATCCATCAAG AGTCCATACGGAGGTATAATAGATTGTGTCCATATGAAGAATCATCCTATTTATGATCATCCTTTATTTAAAAACCACACTATTCAG ATGAAACCAAGTGGTGACCACGATAAATGGAACAATGATACTTTAAATATAGACGACGAGAGTATAGTTACTCAACTCTGGACAATCAATGGAAAATGTCCCCAAAATACTATTCCAATCAGAAGAACGACAAGAGAAGATATTTTACGAGCGGAATCAATAGAAAGCTACGGCAAAAAATATCCCAACAACATTCCTCGAAGAAAACCAGCCAATTCGACTAATGAAATCCATGAG TATGCCACCCTCCGCGTAAATGGAATTTTTCGTGGAGCTGAAGCAGTTATAAATGTGTGGAAGCCTTATGTGCAAATGCCAAGAGAATTTAGCCTAGCACAAATGTGGCTTGTGGCGGGTCCTCCTTCTAACCTTAACACCATTGAATTTGGTTGGCAG GTCTATCCAGGACGTTATGGTGATGACAATGCTAGATTCTTTGTTTACTGGACT GCAGATGGGTACCGTTCAGGCTGCTACAATCTTGATTGTCCAGGCTTTGTTCCTGTCAATCAAGCATATGTCTTAGGAGAACCTATTGGTCATGTTTCTACCTTAGGTGGTCAGCAATATGAGATTCCGACAACTATATGGAAG gATCCCCGGACAGGGAACTGGTGGTTGAAACTTAATCACCATGTATTTATCGGATATTGGCCTTCCATATTGTTCAATCATCTACGAAATGGGGCAACCGAAATTACATGGGGAGGCGAAATAACAAATTATAGAGTTAATTTACAACATACAATGACAAACATGGGAAGTGGGGGTTTCGCATCGGAAGGATATGAAAGAGCTAGTTATTTTAGAAAACTTAAGATATATGATGAATGTAATACATGGAAACCAATTCATGATCATGTTCCTGAATATTTCATTACCCAAGAGAGTTGTTACAATATAAGATATGCCTATGAAACTGACTGGGGGGATTATTTCTTTTATGGTGGTCCTGGTCGAAATCTGTATTGTACATGA